From Camelina sativa cultivar DH55 chromosome 5, Cs, whole genome shotgun sequence:
ACTGAATAAATGTATACCGTCTTGAAGTCCTGCCTGATGAGAGTCTGGCCACTGAAATCCTTTCCAGACAAGTCCTGTCCCCTGGTTACTCCTTGTCCATAAGGACCTCCACCCTTTGAATTTCATACAAATCGAGAATAATATATACGTTAACCCATAGAAGAACATCTTAGTCACAATGAAATGCAAATTACCAATGTCTCTCATTGGAATGAAATCCATCTAGCTTCTTAAATCACAAAGAGACTAAATAACATAATTCAAGAAACACTTAGGGCAATTCTACATAAATAACTAAATACCACATCATTTAATCATTAGATTGCAAGTGAAACTACAAGTGGAAGACTGTTTCAACTTATCATTCATtagtttccaacaaaaaaaagtgccAAATCTCAACACTCAATGATAGATTCTCATAAATAACAACAATTAACGTCTCCTCACAACAACTTCTCTATAGTGATCTATACATCAATTTTGCCTATAAAGTTCCAAGCTTTAGAATTTATACCAATTGTGTACCAACATATACAAgtcctttctcttttccttaAAGGTTCTATACAGATTACAGAGTTGAAAGAGGAGATAAGAACAAAAGGTTTACCTTAAAAGCAAGAGCAGgatcaacaaagaagagagaaacagagacaagtgcaagtagacttctttttgAGACCTCTTCTCCTAATGACAAAACCACACTTTTCAAAGGACTAACCACTTCTTTTCCTTCCTGCCCAAATAACAAAACACCGCAAAAagaatgactttttttttttctctgggtactcttttttcaaattcaatcaacaCATCGTTTCAAAAGGGTtggagacaaaacaaaaaattggagATTACCTGTGAGTAACGAAGGGGACAATGAGAATTgcgagaagaaagagaagtagGGAGTGACGGGAGAGATGGTTTTGGAGCGATGTTGCAGCAGGAGAACAACGAGACGTTGCTGTGAAGAACGACCATTGTTTTCGctgatgtgtttttttaagtGGATGAGCCAAAAcgactcctcctcctccttgtgGATAAAATATGTTTTCGTTATTATTATGTGACCGGTGCAAATACGTGAGAAAAGGCCCACTTTCATTGAGCCCTATTTAGGCCCAACATATGTTGTCAAGTCCACATGGATAACAGGCTGGTACACACACACAATGACACAATCCAAAACGCAATCGATCGGAATAGATTAGAGGCTGTTGTGATCATTCATAAACATCATGAGAGTAGGAGCCAGAAAATGTAACTCGTCTGGTTGGGAAGCTCGTGTCGCATCAAATGATTGGTGTCTGGTGAGTGAGAGACAACGAGGCACGCGCCGGGGGTGGTGCGAAGATATATATGACACTGTATGTAATGTGTATCCTTCATCCTCCTCTATTATGTTGACTTGTGAAGTCGACACGTGgtcattaatatattaaaacgCATTATAATTTCAAAGCCTTTATGAAAACATGTACTGAAATTTTCTCtttgtgttatatataatagtaatacTAAGGACTCCTTGCTTCcaaaagctttttcttttcttctgcatTCATCTGCGTTTACATGTGAAACGAAATCACATTTTCTGctaacattaaaacaaaatcacaattatgaaataaatcaataaaacatttttcctttttataattacaaaaatacaaatgtaTACGACTTTAATGATCATAAGTGAATGATAAGAAAGCCATAAGTGATAAATCTAAGACTAAGCGACATCAAACTTaataataaaactttctattttgaATTGCAACCCATAATAATAACGTTGGTACTCTACATCAATATTTCCGAATATAAAGATAAAGAGTTTTacgaaaaaaaacagagactaaAGACCTTTCTTGAACACCTTTTCTCATGGTTAAAACTAAATTACGACTTAATTAANCTGGTACACACACACAATGACACAATCCAAAACGCAATCGATCGGAATAGATTAGAGGCTGTTGTGATCATTCATAAACATCATGAGAGTAGGAGCCAGAAAATGTAACTCGTCTGGTTGGGAAGCTCGTGTCGCATCAAATGATTGGTGTCTGGTGAGTGAGAGACAACGAGGCACGCGCCGGGGGTGGTGCGAAGATATATATGACACTGTATGTAATGTGTATCCTTCATCCTCCTCTATTATGTTGACTTGTGAAGTCGACACGTGGTCACTCAATCACGTGACTTCCCACGTGAATGTCTCTGGTGGCGTATCTaatttaattcctttttttggctgtttaaaattttctcctCGCTCCCAATCTTTCTTTACACATCTTTAGTCACGTGGCTCTCACTCGCCCTGTCTCCTTTGTTagcttttctgttttttttttttgaatcttgaaGCTTTTATTATGCTTTTCagcctttatttatttatttaggatTTCGTAAAGATAGCTAAAACGGAAATAGAAATACGTTAGATtctcttgtcttttttcttaattaatactATTAGGGTGTGAATTGTGACAAATCTGTTTGCGGACTGgatcgttttttatttattattcagcAAATGTATGCTGCAGTGGTATAGTCAGTCccatctctatatatttttagatcCTAGGTAAACTAGATTTTTTAGACCCCtttcacaagattttttttttttttttttgtcccctTTGTTCAAGggatttttctaaatttgtgaactgttcttgaggattttccTCTCCCGCCGCCCCCTTGAACCGGGGCTAGGTACAgtccaaataaagcagagaTAAAACCACAGCAGACTAACTGCGGACCGCTTTTACATACAAATAGAGTTAGTCTGTAGCGGTCTGTTATCCATCTTAAAAATATAACGGTCCAAACCGTAGACGGATTTGGCCGTCCTGGCCACAATTACCATTCAAACCTTTAGGATTTTCATGGTTACAAGTTGTGTGTGAATCCGAACTGACGAAAAGATTACCAACAAATACTATATCTATGCGATTCATCTTTGTGAGCGTCAACCATTTAAACTTACCCcatactaaaattttatttcaaaatcctcCTGAGATGTAgtatattttatcaaataattatatgtTCTACTGAGGTATAACAACACTTGAAATCTCGTCGATTTTTTTAGTAAACGACAAATTTTGCTCTGATAGAATTCGATCTAGTGCTTGATCACCTACGCAGTACTAGTTGAGAATACATATACTAGTGTTTATTTCTCTATCAAGAAATCTGATTTCTGCATCACTGCATGCATGTGAACAGCTGTTATTCCGAAATTCTAAAAATCTTACAATCATGTCCAGAGCATAgccttattttcttcttatttttttctctccaaagcGTAAGCATATGTTATTAACAGACAAATTGCACGAATACCCCccaataatatataatactcGAGAATTAATCAAATCTTGGACCGGACCAAGATAAGTGACGGGCTTCCCACGTGGACATGTGTAATGATTTCGAGTAAATTGTTAGATACGTCGTTACAATCATGTGGTACAAGTACgtgaaaaaatataataattattttgtaatgattatattCGTTCAGCGAACAATTATTGCTGGATCAACATTATAATATAGTAGTACTATCTACAGTAGTACTATGGTcgaatatatatactatatttttggaCGTCATTGATGGTAAATTAATctgtgtaaaaaataaaaatatgttgagGAACAGACTAGTATAAAATGTTacttatcaaacaaaaaaatgttcagAAACAGATATAATAAATTGAGATTATCTGGAGTATTATGTAGACTTTTTAATTATACAGCGGGCAGCAAATTGAAAACACACGCGTATATAATCATGTGCCTATAAATTGGATCTAGCTAATAgattattttgaaattagatTACTAAAACTAGCACACTTATATAAATCCCCAGAAAGATATACCAACAAAAATTAGGATCTGGAATTAATTTAAGGTGATATATAAATCTCAGCTCAAACCGAATCTAGGAAAAATGAAAGGAGAACGAACACATGCATTGGGAGAGAGCTTTTGCACATGGTTATGGTCTTATGGACACACACGTGGGACCATAGTTTGTATCCTCTTTTGAATAAAAGATGTGTCAAAATTATTGAACTCATGataagtaaatattttaatattcatGCTTGATTACTTCATAAATCTCATTATTTTATATTCATGCTTGGGTTACCTAAACTCGTTATTGGTGAAACATGGGTTTTGGTTGCTTTGGTCGGTTTTCATCGGATCATGTTCTTAGCTGTCtcttaccaaaaatatatattactctttAATTCCCTCGCCATTTTGTTATAACATACTTAAAATAAGTAACTATACAAATAGtcataatataaatcaaatttacgtatatgaatataatatattgagttgtgttttgttaaaaattgaTATTGAGTAGTAGTATTTGTTAGGTATTGCAAAAAGAATATGAGCCTACTCGTAATGGTTTTGTGTCCAATACTAATATTGTGGTTGGAGGATTATTTAATGAAATGCAGTTTTGTCGTAttgatttcaactttttttgtattgttcaAAGTTCAAACGTTTCTCTTCTATACACATTCTTCTCGCATCAACGCTTTTAACCTGAACAAATAAGTGCGTGATGTACACGCGAGAAGAGTAATAAGGATGTTAAGTAAAGAACCACCGagccggagagagagagagagagagagtatccAATGATTACAGAGAAGTGGATGTCTGGTCGTGGAGGAACAAAAATTACGCCGCACGAGTGTGGTCACTGGCGGGGACCATGTGCTGCCCGCCACGTTGGCAAAATTCCCACGTGAACCCCTTCCCGTTTCCCACGTGACCTCCACCGCTGCTTCTgagttcttttaatttttcttttgcttcagtTCCACACACCATCCATCACACGCTCTTTATTCCATAATTTCACATTCACGAacatgtgtatgtatatatatatgtggactCTAACATCATCTAACAGTCATTGCGAGACAAATTCAACTGAtcatgaaagaacaaaaaatggaTTAATTTGATTTCAGATTAcaacttaattaattttgtcaccaactttatatttatatagcaTTGTACGGTTCATAACTAAACCCATGTTAATTTAGTTAGTTTAAGGcaatactatttatattaacCTATTTGTAGTagtgtttattttaaaattagagtATAGTAGTAATATTTTGTATAACTATCGTTTTCAGACTACTATTACTATCAAATCAACCAACCAGTTAGCCAATTAGGCTCCAAATCAATTaccggaagaaaaaaaacaaaagtttccaAGAAAAGGTCAAAGCAAGTTTTAAGAGTCAATGAAAAGCATGACCGCATTGATTGAAGATACATAATAAGTCAATACATATTCATGATTAAcattaagaaattaagaaaagatttttggaagtaAAACACACATTAATTTGTGGTTGAAAACGttatttaactttaaaattaattaattaacaaacaagACCTGTCTTGTCTGTAACTCTCAAAGAAACTGAAGTAGTAATAATGATGGCATTATCAACAACTTTGAAAACAgcaaaaaatattgtttcaatGACAGGAAGTAGCCGTAGTAGTAAACTCTACCATACCACCACTAGTCTTTTCCAAATGTCCGTTTTATATTTGACTTGGCCATAATAATCCAATGGGAAAAACACTTGAATTTCGCTTTAGTTGACCAGAAGaattagtactactactaaATACTAATCAAAGGGAGAGTTTTTGGAAAAAGGGAACAATAAATGAATTGAAGATTAATTAGAGAATCAAATGCACGTTGTTGGGTTCACAGGTAGTCTGAACCCCCATGCAGTGTTATGTTTAGGCTCTGTGTAACCTATCATCAATACGATATCGTTTTCTGACTACCATACCCATTTTGAGCCCAACGCCACTGTCTCCCCGCTCCACCTCCACGCAAGGCTACCTCGCGTTTGTAGTTCACGAGCGACCCCTACTTTTACCTTCTACATCTGTGATCTGTCTTTTTCCTCTTAAAATACCCTTCTCATGgtttaagaaataaaacaattcgaacattgaccaaaaaacaaaagatcctgttatattaaatatttttagtagaTATACAAAGCGTACGTGTGCATTACTTTCCAAAAGTATCAAGTTTGcattatgaattaattttagagaattaagaaataaatgattattaagagatgaaagttaaaaaaacgtaaaacaaaaccaaatattactgtcaaacacaataaaatatcTGAGATTTGGTGTATTAAAATGCTAACGTCTGTAATTGACTTTTAGGAACAAAAATTCATTTGTTAAAAAGCTCAACGtattattgaaaaagaaaacgcATTGGAGTTGAatgagttttttaattttattttttctagcATTGgttaattcttctttttttttcgaagAGAGAGG
This genomic window contains:
- the LOC104784841 gene encoding thylakoid lumenal 15 kDa protein 1, chloroplastic, translating into MVVLHSNVSLFSCCNIAPKPSLPSLPTSLSSRNSHCPLRYSQEGKEVVSPLKSVVLSLGEEVSKRSLLALVSVSLFFVDPALAFKGGGPYGQGVTRGQDLSGKDFSGQTLIRQDFKTSILRQANFKGAKLLGASFFDADLTGADLSEADLRGADFSLANVTKVNLTNANLEGATATGNTSFKGSNITGADFTDVPLRDDQREYLCKIADGINATTGNATRDTLLCN